From a single bacterium genomic region:
- a CDS encoding nucleotidyltransferase domain-containing protein: MNESLKPILAELKQRLTELYGERLSQLILFGSQARGDATEDSDVDVLVVLEGEVEPFVESDQVVPITADISLRLGVVICCMYISRAQYEARKSATLRNAAHEGIAL, translated from the coding sequence ATGAACGAATCCCTCAAACCTATCCTAGCTGAACTGAAGCAGCGGCTGACCGAACTTTACGGAGAGCGGTTGTCGCAGTTGATTCTATTCGGCTCGCAAGCCCGCGGCGACGCCACCGAAGATTCCGACGTGGACGTGCTGGTTGTGCTGGAGGGGGAGGTGGAGCCATTCGTGGAGAGCGATCAAGTCGTTCCAATAACGGCTGATATCTCATTGCGACTCGGTGTTGTGATTTGCTGTATGTACATATCCAGAGCGCAGTATGAAGCAAGGAAGAGTGCGACATTGAGAAATGCAGCTCACGAGGGGATTGCGCTGTGA
- a CDS encoding HEPN domain-containing protein, producing MLFQAKLDVATAKRELQYNALRAAVSRAYYAMFYVASALLLEKGLSFSKHTAVVAAYGKNIAGKNGVPLESHRFLHDALDKRGIADYDFEVNVGPEVVKKLIEHAELFVEIGNRVLGDVSEHERGPN from the coding sequence ATGCTATTTCAAGCAAAGCTGGATGTTGCAACGGCCAAACGCGAGCTTCAGTACAATGCATTGCGTGCCGCGGTATCTCGAGCATATTATGCTATGTTCTACGTTGCAAGTGCGCTGTTGCTTGAAAAGGGGCTCTCGTTCTCTAAGCATACAGCAGTTGTTGCAGCCTACGGAAAGAATATTGCAGGCAAGAACGGCGTACCGCTTGAATCCCACAGATTTCTTCACGATGCATTGGACAAGCGTGGCATTGCTGATTATGATTTTGAAGTCAACGTCGGGCCAGAAGTTGTCAAGAAGCTAATCGAACATGCGGAGTTGTTTGTCGAAATCGGAAACAGGGTGTTGGGTGACGTATCGGAACACGAACGAGGTCCCAATTGA
- a CDS encoding SRPBCC domain-containing protein: MHTFELKHTTSASAKKLWLALTDPKYLTQWDGNRWVQNDACVGGKMRARSEEGDLAEAEILLYDVCERIATLAPMPINPEEPEEGSYLVRLEFTLEPQANGTTLHMKATGFPDEGSCTMMRNSWGGFYLEKIGKVAESVSDHDANAELHGQDFPGHVRHTELATALR; the protein is encoded by the coding sequence ATGCACACATTCGAATTAAAACATACTACAAGCGCGTCGGCGAAGAAGCTATGGCTGGCGCTGACGGATCCGAAATATTTGACGCAGTGGGACGGCAACCGCTGGGTGCAGAATGACGCCTGCGTAGGCGGGAAAATGCGCGCGCGCAGCGAAGAAGGAGACCTCGCCGAAGCGGAAATTCTGCTCTACGACGTGTGCGAACGCATCGCCACGCTCGCGCCGATGCCCATCAATCCCGAAGAACCTGAAGAGGGCAGCTATCTCGTGCGGCTTGAATTCACACTCGAACCGCAGGCCAACGGCACCACCCTGCACATGAAGGCCACGGGTTTTCCCGACGAAGGTTCGTGTACTATGATGCGCAATTCGTGGGGCGGATTCTATCTTGAGAAAATCGGCAAAGTGGCCGAATCCGTGAGCGACCATGACGCGAACGCTGAATTACACGGCCAGGATTTTCCCGGACACGTGCGGCACACGGAGCTTGCGACCGCACTTCGATAA
- a CDS encoding ABC transporter ATP-binding protein, with amino-acid sequence MSDVFAVENLCKNYGAREAVRDISVSAKTGEFIGIIGANGSGKTTFLKCLCGQLRPTAGQIRVCDIDMLREPVKAKRQIGYAIEAELLPKGLTGNQILEFAAGTKTSPEWRSGIAGLSELLEIQWRLDDPIDSYSQGMRAKTGILAALIGEPKLIVLDEALATLDPVAAYRLKKHLSDGVAAERWTVLLSTHAIESVEHAATRVLMLQDGKLAADWSKQELNDLRRRTEKTLEEILVAKIERREL; translated from the coding sequence ATGAGTGACGTCTTTGCAGTCGAAAACTTGTGCAAGAATTACGGCGCGCGCGAAGCGGTGCGTGACATCAGTGTCAGCGCGAAGACCGGAGAATTTATCGGCATCATCGGCGCGAACGGTTCGGGCAAGACGACATTCTTGAAATGCCTGTGCGGTCAGCTTCGCCCGACGGCAGGACAAATTCGCGTCTGTGATATTGACATGTTGCGCGAGCCGGTGAAAGCCAAGCGGCAAATCGGCTACGCGATTGAGGCGGAGCTGCTGCCAAAGGGCTTGACGGGCAATCAGATTCTGGAATTCGCCGCCGGCACAAAGACGAGCCCGGAGTGGAGAAGCGGGATTGCCGGGTTAAGCGAGTTGCTTGAAATTCAGTGGCGGCTGGATGACCCGATTGACAGTTATTCGCAGGGCATGCGGGCGAAAACCGGGATTCTGGCGGCGCTGATCGGCGAGCCGAAATTGATCGTGTTGGATGAAGCGCTGGCCACGCTCGATCCGGTGGCGGCATACAGATTGAAGAAACATTTGAGTGACGGAGTGGCGGCGGAGCGCTGGACGGTATTGCTGTCCACGCACGCGATTGAATCCGTCGAACACGCGGCCACGCGTGTGCTGATGCTGCAAGACGGAAAACTTGCGGCGGACTGGTCGAAGCAGGAACTTAACGACCTGCGGCGGCGGACGGAAAAAACTTTGGAGGAGATTCTCGTCGCGAAGATTGAACGGCGGGAACTCTGA
- a CDS encoding saccharopine dehydrogenase NADP-binding domain-containing protein: MQPSILILGAGLMGRVAAHFFVHHPEGPYKVRLADLSRGTVDEAAAWLDSEFVEPMIVDVRREDSLDKALAGVKVCQSCVPYFLNPSIARACLANGVSFVDLGGNPEVTDRILSQDAEAKAKGVCLIPDTGLAPGLTNILAMELVNRFTVCDEVHVRVGGLPQVPEGRLKYAQFFSIHGLLNEYLEDAREIRDGKEVKVKSLEEVETLHFDGVGELEAFITSGGTSTLPRTLLGKVKRLDYKTIRYPGHADYLQFLREIGLTSTRAFLFGGNAVTPREVLSSVLEESLPKNTPDRVLVRVWAKGDGGREEKLELNVLKDEVNNISAMGQMTSFPSAAIARAILLGQIPAGAHPQETVMNFETMKSELALRWIGFRK; encoded by the coding sequence ATGCAGCCTTCGATATTGATTTTAGGCGCGGGCCTGATGGGCCGCGTCGCTGCTCACTTTTTTGTACATCATCCAGAAGGTCCGTATAAAGTTCGCTTGGCCGATTTGTCGCGGGGCACCGTGGACGAGGCGGCGGCGTGGCTGGACTCAGAGTTTGTAGAGCCCATGATTGTGGATGTCCGGCGCGAAGATTCGCTGGACAAGGCGCTCGCGGGCGTCAAAGTTTGTCAGTCATGCGTGCCGTATTTCCTGAATCCTTCAATTGCGCGTGCTTGTTTGGCCAACGGAGTGTCGTTCGTGGACCTCGGCGGTAATCCCGAAGTCACGGACAGGATATTGTCACAGGACGCCGAAGCGAAAGCCAAAGGCGTATGTTTGATTCCTGACACGGGACTCGCGCCGGGCCTGACGAACATTTTGGCGATGGAGCTTGTGAACCGCTTCACGGTTTGTGACGAAGTACATGTGCGTGTCGGCGGTTTGCCGCAGGTGCCGGAAGGCCGCTTGAAGTACGCGCAGTTTTTTTCGATACACGGACTGTTAAACGAGTATCTGGAAGACGCGCGCGAGATTCGCGACGGCAAAGAGGTGAAGGTGAAGTCGCTTGAGGAGGTCGAGACGCTGCATTTCGACGGAGTCGGCGAACTTGAAGCGTTCATCACCTCGGGCGGAACGTCCACCTTGCCGCGGACGCTGCTGGGCAAAGTGAAGCGGCTCGATTACAAAACGATTCGCTATCCGGGACACGCGGACTATTTGCAGTTCTTGCGGGAAATCGGACTCACTTCGACGCGCGCGTTTTTGTTCGGCGGGAATGCCGTGACGCCGCGGGAAGTGCTGAGCAGTGTGCTGGAAGAGAGTTTGCCGAAGAACACACCGGACCGAGTGCTGGTGCGCGTGTGGGCGAAAGGTGACGGCGGCCGCGAGGAGAAATTGGAGCTTAACGTTTTGAAGGACGAAGTGAACAATATCTCCGCGATGGGGCAGATGACGTCGTTTCCGTCGGCGGCGATAGCGCGCGCGATTTTGCTTGGACAGATTCCCGCCGGTGCACATCCGCAGGAGACCGTCATGAATTTCGAAACCATGAAGAGCGAACTCGCGCTTCGTTGGATCGGATTTCGTAAGTAG
- a CDS encoding T9SS type A sorting domain-containing protein, translating to MKAKTVGILILLLVLGSGTSWGQIFIPLCDPADILTDTCGGGSPLPDETVVYLYWDENANGPDEADTLLPRSPNDPGANYNMFSMNGETSLGVPGTICTDPVLAIETTEVPLRLYLLVPVCDQGIKWTSNVIVARPDSEIADIVWTCETCEDVSSTGDLTIGMPRQLSLHANYPNPFNATTEISFDLPREMEASLKVYDVLGREVAELVNGVMNAGTHMITFDASALSSGVYFYRLEAGRFVDARKMVLLK from the coding sequence ATGAAGGCCAAGACTGTTGGAATTTTGATTTTATTGTTGGTGTTGGGAAGCGGGACGAGTTGGGGGCAGATTTTCATTCCGCTATGTGACCCAGCGGATATTTTGACGGATACGTGTGGCGGTGGAAGTCCGCTGCCAGATGAAACAGTAGTTTACCTTTACTGGGACGAGAATGCCAATGGCCCGGATGAGGCGGACACCCTGTTGCCGAGATCTCCAAACGATCCGGGCGCAAATTACAATATGTTCTCGATGAACGGCGAGACGAGCTTGGGAGTGCCCGGGACAATCTGTACAGATCCTGTGCTCGCAATCGAGACTACTGAAGTTCCATTGCGACTCTATCTTTTGGTTCCGGTTTGTGATCAGGGAATAAAATGGACAAGCAATGTAATAGTGGCTCGTCCGGACTCTGAAATTGCGGATATTGTTTGGACGTGTGAAACGTGCGAAGATGTTTCGTCAACGGGCGATCTCACTATCGGTATGCCCCGCCAGCTTTCCCTTCACGCAAACTATCCCAACCCCTTCAACGCGACGACAGAAATTTCATTTGACTTGCCGCGCGAAATGGAAGCGAGCTTGAAAGTGTACGACGTACTGGGAAGAGAAGTTGCGGAGCTTGTGAATGGAGTGATGAATGCAGGGACGCACATGATTACGTTTGACGCGAGTGCGCTGTCATCTGGAGTGTATTTTTACAGATTGGAAGCGGGGAGGTTTGTGGATGCGCGGAAGATGGTGCTACTCAAATAG
- a CDS encoding VOC family protein → MIRHVLTILAVSDFQKSLAFYRAAFDFQQTVDVRVYAEFEMADGRRLGIYERNSFGLNTGIVPNKVGLNELSGAELYFFCDDPAKQCAKLVQAGAIELSPWQLRNWGDEAAYYRDPDGHVIVIAKRHKGLE, encoded by the coding sequence ATGATTCGACACGTTTTGACGATACTGGCTGTTAGCGATTTTCAAAAATCGCTGGCGTTTTATCGCGCGGCGTTTGATTTTCAGCAGACGGTGGATGTGCGGGTGTATGCGGAATTTGAAATGGCGGATGGCCGAAGGCTGGGGATTTACGAGCGGAACAGTTTTGGCCTCAATACGGGAATCGTTCCAAATAAAGTTGGCCTGAACGAACTTTCGGGAGCGGAGCTGTATTTTTTCTGTGACGATCCGGCGAAACAGTGCGCGAAACTCGTGCAAGCCGGAGCAATCGAACTTTCGCCGTGGCAACTGCGCAACTGGGGTGACGAAGCGGCCTACTATCGCGATCCCGACGGACATGTGATTGTGATTGCGAAGCGGCACAAAGGATTAGAGTAG
- a CDS encoding T9SS type A sorting domain-containing protein, translated as MKRIRFTWIAYAIMICSLTTFAQPDTLWTRTYGINAYPHVFETDDGGVASILSENPVFGLRILKLAADGDSLWSTTYCDSGYYVNGAARLLNGNFVVLTDTITGNDGRSDLPDRVFILNPEGGVVMSQAGVDSVNFDVVSATPDGGAVVIGKDGRGNNTDLMVQKVNSNFVTEWITTFGDSVFDEQVSEADADEQGRVFFVGNSQNETVGIYESFAGLIGSTGQLLWLNRYASQHGLSTGFWDCKAEDGEYWAAGIYDEGPFNEYPWIVKYNLNGDSTWNRTIHPSLPLTILVFRDFDIISGGDAIFIGGLQASNYYSPVLYRMTGQGDISWDFGQQSAPEVVDGTWSIVRLRDNGYLVCGSFIPNQGLHFTRFAPDIVSTSPTGELPSSIVLHANYPNPFNATTEITFDLPRALQTSLKVYDVLGREVAELAGGMMNAGSHTILYDASGLSSGVYFYRLEAGEFGETRKMVFLK; from the coding sequence ATGAAGCGAATACGGTTTACTTGGATTGCTTATGCAATCATGATCTGCTCTTTGACAACGTTTGCACAGCCGGATACGCTGTGGACGAGGACGTATGGGATAAATGCGTACCCGCATGTATTTGAGACAGATGATGGCGGAGTCGCATCCATCTTGTCAGAAAATCCGGTTTTTGGCTTGAGAATCTTGAAACTCGCTGCCGATGGTGATAGCTTGTGGAGTACCACTTATTGTGATTCCGGATACTACGTTAACGGTGCGGCAAGATTGTTGAACGGGAATTTCGTTGTCTTAACAGACACGATAACAGGTAATGACGGCAGAAGTGATTTACCGGATCGCGTTTTCATTCTTAACCCTGAAGGCGGAGTTGTGATGTCGCAAGCGGGTGTTGACTCGGTCAACTTTGATGTGGTGTCGGCAACACCGGATGGCGGCGCTGTCGTAATCGGTAAAGATGGGCGAGGGAATAACACAGATTTAATGGTACAAAAGGTGAATAGCAATTTTGTGACGGAATGGATAACAACATTCGGTGACAGTGTATTTGACGAACAGGTTTCCGAAGCAGATGCAGATGAGCAGGGCCGTGTCTTCTTTGTCGGCAATAGTCAAAACGAGACGGTAGGAATTTATGAGTCATTCGCAGGATTGATTGGTTCTACCGGTCAACTGCTTTGGTTGAACCGATATGCCAGTCAGCATGGTTTAAGCACTGGCTTTTGGGACTGCAAGGCTGAAGACGGCGAGTATTGGGCAGCGGGTATTTACGATGAAGGCCCATTCAATGAGTATCCATGGATTGTGAAATACAATCTGAACGGTGACAGCACTTGGAACAGGACAATTCATCCGTCTTTGCCGTTAACTATCCTCGTCTTTCGAGATTTCGATATTATCAGTGGAGGTGATGCTATTTTCATCGGCGGGTTGCAAGCGAGCAATTATTATTCTCCAGTGCTTTATCGAATGACCGGGCAGGGTGACATCAGTTGGGATTTCGGCCAACAAAGTGCACCAGAGGTAGTTGACGGTACTTGGTCAATTGTCAGGCTTAGAGATAACGGATATCTTGTCTGTGGGTCATTCATTCCCAATCAGGGTTTGCATTTCACACGCTTCGCTCCTGATATTGTTTCAACATCGCCGACGGGTGAATTGCCGTCGTCAATTGTGTTGCATGCGAACTATCCTAATCCGTTCAACGCAACGACGGAGATCACATTTGATTTGCCGCGAGCTTTGCAGACGAGTTTGAAAGTGTATGATGTGTTGGGGAGAGAGGTGGCGGAGCTTGCGGGCGGGATGATGAACGCGGGATCGCACACTATTCTATATGATGCGAGCGGGCTGTCGTCGGGGGTGTATTTCTACAGATTGGAAGCGGGGGAATTCGGGGAGACGCGGAAAATGGTGTTTCTGAAATAG
- a CDS encoding LOG family protein produces MESDKDFHPKAYENARFLHSAHARSLRILAEYLEPQSRLRLQKIRSTIVFFGSARSVPEEELDMQLAKLNESWAKERNITPEKIHKRTESFRRLTHYYHEAERLAAKLAAHYQQMPDPRDRHVICSGAGPGMMEAANRGAQKIGAKTVGLSISLPHEQGVNRYLEPPYTFEFHYFFMRKYWFVYLSRALVAFPGGFGTFDELFECLTLVQTQKIRRNLPIVLFGTEFWNNVINFEALIEWGVISPDDLDLFLLTDDIDEAYDYLVNRIDVSRAIETTEEP; encoded by the coding sequence ATCGAAAGCGATAAGGACTTTCATCCCAAAGCGTACGAGAACGCGCGCTTTCTGCACAGCGCGCACGCACGTTCATTAAGGATATTGGCCGAGTATTTAGAGCCGCAATCGCGGCTGCGTTTGCAGAAGATTCGCAGTACCATCGTGTTCTTCGGGTCGGCACGCTCGGTGCCGGAAGAAGAGCTTGACATGCAACTTGCGAAGCTGAATGAATCGTGGGCCAAAGAGCGCAACATCACTCCGGAAAAGATTCACAAGCGCACGGAGTCGTTTCGCAGGCTGACACATTATTATCATGAAGCCGAGCGGCTCGCTGCGAAACTTGCGGCACACTATCAGCAGATGCCCGATCCGCGTGACCGCCATGTGATTTGCAGCGGCGCAGGGCCGGGCATGATGGAAGCTGCCAACCGCGGCGCGCAGAAGATCGGCGCGAAGACCGTCGGACTCTCCATCAGTCTGCCGCACGAGCAAGGCGTCAACCGCTATCTCGAACCACCCTACACGTTCGAGTTTCACTACTTCTTCATGCGCAAGTATTGGTTCGTGTATCTGTCACGCGCGCTGGTGGCGTTTCCCGGCGGCTTCGGAACCTTTGATGAACTGTTCGAATGTCTGACGCTGGTACAGACGCAGAAGATTCGCCGCAATTTGCCGATTGTATTATTCGGTACAGAATTCTGGAACAACGTCATCAATTTTGAAGCGTTGATAGAGTGGGGTGTTATTTCTCCGGACGACCTTGACCTGTTTTTGTTAACAGACGACATTGACGAAGCGTATGACTATCTTGTCAATCGCATAGACGTATCTCGCGCAATTGAAACCACCGAGGAACCATGA
- a CDS encoding rhodanese-like domain-containing protein, which yields MSLGKQLSTMMIAAVLLGLGARVATHSDLPFWGHWKPIKLISPPEGFADDMAAKPDSAFAKSTSAYEVNLAAAMVLHMKRNKSNIHFVDAREDTLYKAGHIPGAINIPFEHLDLHGDKFLALPKDDLIVIYCDGGDCHLSHDLAEFALANGYGRLAVFTGGWEEWSKETDMIETGADPGK from the coding sequence ATGAGTTTGGGAAAACAGCTTTCAACGATGATGATTGCCGCCGTGCTGCTGGGGCTTGGCGCGCGCGTGGCGACGCACAGTGACTTGCCGTTTTGGGGACATTGGAAACCGATTAAGTTGATTTCGCCGCCGGAGGGATTTGCGGACGACATGGCGGCCAAGCCGGACAGCGCGTTTGCCAAGTCCACTTCGGCTTATGAAGTGAATCTGGCCGCGGCGATGGTGCTGCACATGAAGCGCAACAAGAGTAATATTCATTTTGTGGATGCACGCGAGGACACGCTTTATAAAGCCGGACATATTCCGGGTGCGATCAACATTCCGTTTGAGCATCTTGATCTGCACGGCGATAAATTTCTCGCGCTGCCGAAGGATGATTTGATTGTTATTTACTGTGACGGCGGGGACTGCCATCTGTCGCACGATTTGGCCGAGTTCGCGCTGGCAAACGGTTACGGCAGACTGGCGGTATTTACCGGCGGTTGGGAAGAGTGGTCGAAGGAGACGGATATGATTGAGACGGGCGCAGACCCGGGAAAATAG